Proteins encoded by one window of Arabidopsis thaliana chromosome 2, partial sequence:
- a CDS encoding GPI-anchored protein, translating into MIKASGCLVYRFLLFIIWLSSFQDVAAHDKLNEHSSRSTTSELANPPGIGVSGPIQVSPSVIPKYASPALPWTPPMYPTFPDTYEPKLTGKCPTDFQAISSVIDTAASDCSQPFAALVGNVICCPQFVSLLHIFQGQHNVKSNKLVLPDAVATDCFSDIVSILVSRRANMTIPALCSVTSSNLTGGSCPVTDVTTFEKVVNSSKLLDACRTVDPLKECCRPICQPAIMEAALIISGHQMTVGDKIPLAGSNNVNAINDCKNVVFSYLSRKLPADKANAAFRILSSCKVNKACPLEFKEPTEVIKACRNVAAPSPSCCSSLNAYISGIQNQMLITNKQAIVCATVIGSMLRKGGVMTNIYELCDVDLKDFSVQAYGMQQGCLLRSYPADLIFDNTSGYSFTCDLTDNIAAPWPSSSSMSSLSLCAPEMSLPALPTSQTIKNHGFCNGGVGALRLIVLVFLLYVVVVRH; encoded by the exons ATGATAAAGGCTTCAG GCTGCTTGGTTTATCGCTTCTTGTTATTTATTATCTGGTTATCAAGCTTCCAAGATGTAGCTGCGCATGATAAGCTTAATGAGCATAGTAGCAGATCCACAACCTCTGAATTGGCAAATCCACCTGGTATTGGAGTATCTGGTCCCATTCAAGTATCACCGTCCGTAATCCCCAAATATGCATCCCCTGCTCTACCTTGGACACCACCAATGTACCCTACTTTTCCTGATACATATGAGCCCAAGTTAACTGGCAAATGTCCTACAGACTTTCAAGCAATTTCAAGTGTTATCGATACCGCAGCTTCTGATTGTTCCCAACCATTCGCTGCACTTGTTGGGAACGTGATATGTTGTCCGCAGTTTGTTAGCTTACTTCATATATTCCAAGGACAGCACAACGTGAAGTCGAATAAGTTGGTTCTGCCTGATGCAGTTGCTACAGATTGTTTTTCAGATATCGTTAGCATCCTGGTCAGCAGAAGAGCCAACATGACAATACCTGCACTTTGCTCTGTAACATCGTCAAATCTAACTGGAGGTTCCTGTCCAGTAACAGATGTCACAACGTTCGAGAAAGTTGTTAACAGTAGCAAATTACTGGATGCCTGTCGCACAGTTGATCCTCTGAAGGAGTGTTGTAGGCCAATTTGCCAACCTGCAATTATGGAAGCTGCGCTAATTATTTCGGGACACCAAATGACAGTTGGTGATAAGATCCCTTTAGCAGGATCAAATAACGTCAACGCAATTAACGACTGCAAAAATGTGGTGTTTTCATATCTTTCCAGGAAGCTTCCCGCAGACAAAGCAAACGCTGCATTTAGAATTTTATCGTCCTGCAAAGTTAACAAAG CTTGCCCGTTGGAATTTAAGGAGCCAACGGAAGTGATCAAGGCTTGCCGTAATGTGGCTGCTCCAAGCCCTTCCTGCTGTAGCTCGTTGAATGCATACATTTCTGGGATACAGAACCAAATGCTAATAACAAACAAGCAGGCCATAGTCTGTGCAACAGTCATCGGTTCTATGTTAAGGAAAGGTGGTGTTATGACAAATATCTATGAGCTTTGTGATGTCGATCTCAAAGATTTCAGTGTCCAAg CATATGGAATGCAACAAG GTTGTCTTCTGAGAAGCTATCCTGCAGACTTGATATTTGATAACACATCAGGCTACAGCTTTACATGTGATTTGACAGACAACATTGCTGCTCCATGGCCATCTTCATCGTCAATGTCTTCTTTGTCTCTATGTGCTCCTG AGATGTCATTACCTGCCTTGCCAACATCCCAGACTATTAAAAATCACG GGTTTTGCAATGGTGGGGTTGGAGCGTTGCGTCTCATTGTTTTGGTATTTCTTCtgtatgttgttgttgtgagaCATTAA
- a CDS encoding GPI-anchored protein (unknown protein; BEST Arabidopsis thaliana protein match is: unknown protein (TAIR:AT1G61900.1); Has 68 Blast hits to 67 proteins in 13 species: Archae - 0; Bacteria - 2; Metazoa - 0; Fungi - 0; Plants - 66; Viruses - 0; Other Eukaryotes - 0 (source: NCBI BLink).), whose product MPRGELAMGSLETVCWLKGCLVYRFLLFIIWLSSFQDVAAHDKLNEHSSRSTTSELANPPGIGVSGPIQVSPSVIPKYASPALPWTPPMYPTFPDTYEPKLTGKCPTDFQAISSVIDTAASDCSQPFAALVGNVICCPQFVSLLHIFQGQHNVKSNKLVLPDAVATDCFSDIVSILVSRRANMTIPALCSVTSSNLTGGSCPVTDVTTFEKVVNSSKLLDACRTVDPLKECCRPICQPAIMEAALIISGHQMTVGDKIPLAGSNNVNAINDCKNVVFSYLSRKLPADKANAAFRILSSCKVNKACPLEFKEPTEVIKACRNVAAPSPSCCSSLNAYISGIQNQMLITNKQAIVCATVIGSMLRKGGVMTNIYELCDVDLKDFSVQAYGMQQGCLLRSYPADLIFDNTSGYSFTCDLTDNIAAPWPSSSSMSSLSLCAPEMSLPALPTSQTIKNHGFCNGGVGALRLIVLVFLLYVVVVRH is encoded by the exons ATGCCCCGGGGAGAGTTAGCTATGGGCTCTTTAGAGACTGTTTGTTGGCTTAAGG GCTGCTTGGTTTATCGCTTCTTGTTATTTATTATCTGGTTATCAAGCTTCCAAGATGTAGCTGCGCATGATAAGCTTAATGAGCATAGTAGCAGATCCACAACCTCTGAATTGGCAAATCCACCTGGTATTGGAGTATCTGGTCCCATTCAAGTATCACCGTCCGTAATCCCCAAATATGCATCCCCTGCTCTACCTTGGACACCACCAATGTACCCTACTTTTCCTGATACATATGAGCCCAAGTTAACTGGCAAATGTCCTACAGACTTTCAAGCAATTTCAAGTGTTATCGATACCGCAGCTTCTGATTGTTCCCAACCATTCGCTGCACTTGTTGGGAACGTGATATGTTGTCCGCAGTTTGTTAGCTTACTTCATATATTCCAAGGACAGCACAACGTGAAGTCGAATAAGTTGGTTCTGCCTGATGCAGTTGCTACAGATTGTTTTTCAGATATCGTTAGCATCCTGGTCAGCAGAAGAGCCAACATGACAATACCTGCACTTTGCTCTGTAACATCGTCAAATCTAACTGGAGGTTCCTGTCCAGTAACAGATGTCACAACGTTCGAGAAAGTTGTTAACAGTAGCAAATTACTGGATGCCTGTCGCACAGTTGATCCTCTGAAGGAGTGTTGTAGGCCAATTTGCCAACCTGCAATTATGGAAGCTGCGCTAATTATTTCGGGACACCAAATGACAGTTGGTGATAAGATCCCTTTAGCAGGATCAAATAACGTCAACGCAATTAACGACTGCAAAAATGTGGTGTTTTCATATCTTTCCAGGAAGCTTCCCGCAGACAAAGCAAACGCTGCATTTAGAATTTTATCGTCCTGCAAAGTTAACAAAG CTTGCCCGTTGGAATTTAAGGAGCCAACGGAAGTGATCAAGGCTTGCCGTAATGTGGCTGCTCCAAGCCCTTCCTGCTGTAGCTCGTTGAATGCATACATTTCTGGGATACAGAACCAAATGCTAATAACAAACAAGCAGGCCATAGTCTGTGCAACAGTCATCGGTTCTATGTTAAGGAAAGGTGGTGTTATGACAAATATCTATGAGCTTTGTGATGTCGATCTCAAAGATTTCAGTGTCCAAg CATATGGAATGCAACAAG GTTGTCTTCTGAGAAGCTATCCTGCAGACTTGATATTTGATAACACATCAGGCTACAGCTTTACATGTGATTTGACAGACAACATTGCTGCTCCATGGCCATCTTCATCGTCAATGTCTTCTTTGTCTCTATGTGCTCCTG AGATGTCATTACCTGCCTTGCCAACATCCCAGACTATTAAAAATCACG GGTTTTGCAATGGTGGGGTTGGAGCGTTGCGTCTCATTGTTTTGGTATTTCTTCtgtatgttgttgttgtgagaCATTAA
- a CDS encoding Ypt/Rab-GAP domain of gyp1p superfamily protein (Ypt/Rab-GAP domain of gyp1p superfamily protein; FUNCTIONS IN: RAB GTPase activator activity; INVOLVED IN: regulation of Rab GTPase activity; LOCATED IN: intracellular; EXPRESSED IN: 22 plant structures; EXPRESSED DURING: 13 growth stages; CONTAINS InterPro DOMAIN/s: RabGAP/TBC (InterPro:IPR000195); BEST Arabidopsis thaliana protein match is: Ypt/Rab-GAP domain of gyp1p superfamily protein (TAIR:AT1G04830.2); Has 4509 Blast hits to 4436 proteins in 233 species: Archae - 0; Bacteria - 0; Metazoa - 2389; Fungi - 783; Plants - 598; Viruses - 0; Other Eukaryotes - 739 (source: NCBI BLink).) translates to MEKREDEQQKRDDSRFNQTLKNVQGFLKGRSIPGKVLLTRRSDPPPYPISPTYQRSLSENDAGRNELFESPVEVEDHNSSKKHDNTYAGKLRSNSSAERSVKEVQNLKIGVRSSDSARVMKFNKVLSETTVILEKLRELAWNGVPHYMRPDVWRLLLGYAPPNSDRREAVLRRKRLEYLESVGQFYDLPDSERSDDEINMLRQIAVDCPRTVPDVSFFQQEQVQKSLERILYTWAIRHPASGYVQGINDLVTPFLVIFLSEYLDGGVDSWSMDDLSAEKVSDVEADCYWCLTKLLDGMQDHYTFAQPGIQRLVFKLKELVRRIDEPVSRHMEEHGLEFLQFAFRWYNCLLIREIPFNLINRLWDTYLAEGDALPDFLVYIYASFLLTWSDELKKLDFQEMVMFLQHLPTHNWSDQELEMVLSRAYMWHSMFNNSPNHLAS, encoded by the exons atggagaagagagaagacgaACAACAAAAGCGCGACGATTCTAGATTCAATCAAACACTCAAGAACGTCCAAGG gtttCTTAAAGGTAGAAGTATTCCTGGTAAGGTATTGTTGACTAGGAGATCAGATCCTCCTCCATACCCAATCTCTCCAACATATCAACGGAGCTTATCTGAGAATGACGCCGGAAGAAATGAGCTATTCGAAAGTCCTGTTGAG GTGGAGGATCACAATTCAAGCAAGAAACATGATAATACATATGCTGGTAAGCTACGATCAAACTCTAGTGCTGAAAGGAGTGTGAAAGAAGTTCAAAACTTGAAGATAGGTGTTCGATCAAGTGACTCTGCTAGAGTTATGAAGTTCAACAAAGTGCTTTCAGAAACAACTGTCATATTAG AGAAACTGCGCGAGCTAGCATGGAATGGTGTACCACACTATATGCGGCCTGATGTCTGGCGGCTTCTCTTG GGATATGCACCACCTAATTCAGATAGAAGGGAGGCTGTTCTGAGAAGAAAACGTCTTGAATATCTGGAATCTGTTGGCCAATTTTATGACCTTCCAGATTCCGAACGTTCTGATGATGAGATCAATATGCTTCGCCAG ATTGCTGTTGACTGTCCGAGGACTGTACCAGATGTCAGTTTCTTTCAGCAAGAACAGGTGCAGAAATCACTGGAGCGTATTCTTTACACGTG GGCCATTAGACATCCAGCAAGCGGATATGTTCAGGGAATAAATGACCTGGTCACGCCCTTCCTAGTGATTTTCTTGTCAGAATATCTAGATGGCGGTGTAGACAGTTGGTCAATGGATGATCTATCTGCTGAAAAAGTCTCAGATGTAGAAGCGGATTGCTACTGGTGCTTAACAAAGCTCCTTGACGGTATGCAAGATCATTACACGTTTGCTCAACCTGGAATCCAGAGACTTGTGTTTAAGCTGAAGGAACTGGTCAGGCGTATCGATG AACCTGTTTCAAGACACATGGAAGAGCATGGGCTAGAGTTTCTTCAATTTGCTTTCCGGTGGTATAATTGTCTTCTGATTCGTGAG ATCCCATTCAATCTCATCAATCGACTATGGGACACTTATCTTGCTGAAGGAGATGCGTTGCCAGACTTCctggtgtatatatatgctagCTTTCTCTTGACG TGGTCTGATGAGCTGAAGAAGCTAGATTTTCAAGAAATGGTAATGTTCCTGCAACACCTTCCGACACATAACTGGTCAGACCAAGAGCTCGAAATGGTTTTGTCAAGAGCTTACATGTGGCATAGTATGTTCAATAATTCCCCAAACCATTTGGCTAGCTGA
- a CDS encoding Thioesterase/thiol ester dehydrase-isomerase superfamily protein (Thioesterase/thiol ester dehydrase-isomerase superfamily protein; BEST Arabidopsis thaliana protein match is: Thioesterase/thiol ester dehydrase-isomerase superfamily protein (TAIR:AT5G48370.1); Has 35333 Blast hits to 34131 proteins in 2444 species: Archae - 798; Bacteria - 22429; Metazoa - 974; Fungi - 991; Plants - 531; Viruses - 0; Other Eukaryotes - 9610 (source: NCBI BLink).), which translates to MRSSAGKLLSHSLRRNRGKLGDGFWIPATRSQKMWNSTVPSDENPDQNSIDAGSSMRKPISLWPGMYHSPVTNALWEARRNMFEIPTGDDASQSKLTAKSPSRSRTSILYKFSSDFVLREQYRNPWNEIRTGKLVEDLDALAGTISFKHCGGDSSARSMILVTASVDRIIMKRPIRVDTDLSIVGAVTWVGRSSMEMQLQVLQIQDTNNSSESVALEANFTFVARDAQTGKSAPINQVVPETEHEKFLWKEAEERNKLRKQKRAQGKEEHEKLKDLERLNELLAEGRVFLDMPALADRNSILIKDTSHENSLICQPQQRNIHGRIFGGFLMRKAFELAFSNAYTFAGVSPRFLEVDRVDFIKPVDVGNFLRFKSRVLYTEATSSAEPLINIEVVAHVTSPELRSSEVSNRFYFTFSVRPEAMKDGLKIRNVVPATEEEARRVIERMDAERPISLP; encoded by the exons ATGAGATCTTCAGCGGGAAAGCTTCTCTCCCATTCTCTACGGAGAAACCGCGGGAAACTTGGTGATGGATTTTGGATTCCGGCTACGAGGTCTCAGAAGATGTGGAATTCGACGGTACCGTCAGATGAAAATCCTGATCAAAATTCGATCGATGCAGGATCTTCAATGCGGAAACCAATTAGCTTATGGCCTGGAATGTATCATTCTCCGGTGACTAATGCGCTTTGGGAAGCTCGTCGTAATATGTTCGAAATTCCTACCGGAGACGACGCTTCTCAGTCAAAATTGACGGCTAAATCTCCGTCTCGAAGCCGAACGTCAATTCTCTATAagttttcttctgattttgttcttcGAGAACAATATAGGAATCCTTGGAATGAGATTCGTACTGGTAAATTGGTTGAAGATCTTGACGCTCTTGCTGGAACCATCTCCTTCAAG CATTGTGGTGGTGACAGCAGTGCGAGATCGATGATTTTGGTGACTGCTTCAGTGGATAGGATTATCATGAAAAGACCTATTCGTGTAGATACTGACCTTAGTATAGTTGGTGCTGTTACATGGGTTGGTAGATCATCCATGGAGATGCAATTACAAGTACTCCAAATTCAAG ATACCAACAACTCCTCTGAGTCGGTTGCCCTTGAAGCAAACTTTACATTCGTGGCTCGGGATGCTCAGACAGGCAAGTCAGCTCCAATTAACCAAGTCGTGCCAGAAACTGAGCATGAAAAATTTCTGTGGAAAGAGGCAGAAGAGAGGAACAAACtacgaaaacaaaagagagcaCAGGGTAAAGAAGAGCATGAGAAGTTGAAGGACTTAGAGAGGCTAAATGAGTTATTAGCAGAAGGACGAGTATTCCTGGACATGCCAGCTCTTGCAGATCGGAACAGCATCCTAATTAAGGATACTTCCCATGAAAACTCATTGATCTGCCAGCCACAGCAACGAAATATTCATGGCAGAATTTTTGGAGGCTTCTTGATGCGCAAAGCTTTTGAGTTGGCTTTCTCCAATGCTTACACCTTCGCTGGGGTTTCACCACGTTTTCTCGAAGTTGATCGCGTCGATTTTATCAAACCA GTGGATGTTGGAAATTTCCTTCGTTTCAAGTCACGCGTATTGTACACAGAAGCAACCAGTTCAGCTGAACCGCTGATAAACATCGAGGTTGTAGCTCATGTTACAAGTCCAGAGCTCAGATCCAGCGAA GTCTCCAACAGGTTTTACTTCACCTTCAGTGTGAGACCTGAGGCCATGAAAGATGGattgaaaataagaaatgtgGTTCcagcaacagaagaagaagctagaaGAGTGATCGAGCGCATGGACGCAGAGAGACCCATCTCATTGCCTTGA
- a CDS encoding Protein kinase superfamily protein, whose product MRKWICCAGKKGVSDSSNENTNQKNQKPQDLAKPKEILPIIVPSLSVDEVNEQTDNFGPNSLIGEGSYGRVYYATLNDGKAVALKKLDLAPEDETNTEFLSQVSMVSRLKHENLIQLVGYCVDENLRVLAYEFATMGSLHDILHGRKGVQDALPGPTLDWITRVKIAVEAARGLEYLHEKVQPQVIHRDIRSSNILLFDDYQAKIADFNLSNQSPDNAARLQSTRVLGSFGYYSPEYAMTGELTHKSDVYGFGVVLLELLTGRKPVDHTMPRGQQSLVTWATPKLSEDTVEECVDPKLKGEYSPKSVAKLAAVAALCVQYESNCRPKMSTVVKALQQLLIATGSIPQF is encoded by the exons ATGCGCAAGTGGATATGTTGTGCGGGTAAAAAAGGagtttcagattcttcaaaTGAGAACA caaatcaaaagaatcaaaaaccaCAAGATCTTGCAAAGCCTAAGGAGATTCTTCCCATTATAGTTCCTTCCTTGTCAGTGGATGAGGTTAATGAACAGACTGACAATTTTGGACCAAATTCTCTGATTGGTGAGGGATCTTATGGAAGGGTATACTATGCAACTCTAAATGATGGAAAAGCAGTTGCTTTGAAGAAACTCGATCTTGCACCTGAAGATGAAACAAACACCGAGTTTTTAAGCCAG GTTTCCATGGTTTCAAGACTAAAGCATGAGAATCTCATTCAACTGGTCGGTTATTGTGTTGATGAAAACCTTCGTGTTCTTGCTTATGAGTTTGCAACAATGGGATCATTGCACGATATTCTGCATG GTAGGAAGGGAGTTCAAGATGCACTACCAGGTCCAACACTTGACTGGATAACAAGGGTGAAGATAGCCGTTGAGGCAGCTAGAGGTTTAGAATACCTTCATGAGAAGGTTCAGCCTCAAGTAATACATAGAGACATAAGATCTAGCAATATACTTCTTTTTGACGACTATCAAGCAAAAATTGCTGATTTTAATCTTTCAAATCAATCTCCTGATAATGCTGCTCGTTTACAATCTACAAGAGTTTTGGGCAGCTTTGGCTATTACTCTCCAGA ATATGCTATGACTGGAGAGTTGACACATAAGAGTGATGTATATGGTTTTGGGGTTGTACTTCTAGAGCTCTTGACAGGGAGGAAACCAGTTGACCATACAATGCCGCGAGGCCAACAAAGTCTTGTAACTTGG GCTACACCGAAACTTAGTGAAGATACAGTAGAGGAGTGTGTTGATCCAAAGCTAAAGGGAGAATATTCTCCTAAATCAGTAGCTAAG CTAGCAGCGGTGGCAGCATTGTGTGTGCAATATGAATCTAATTGTAGACCAAAAATGAGTACAGTTGTGAAAGCTTTGCAACAACTTCTTATAGCGACAGGCTCAATACCGCAATTCTAA
- a CDS encoding Protein kinase superfamily protein (Protein kinase superfamily protein; FUNCTIONS IN: protein tyrosine kinase activity, protein kinase activity, kinase activity, ATP binding; INVOLVED IN: protein amino acid phosphorylation; LOCATED IN: cellular_component unknown; CONTAINS InterPro DOMAIN/s: Protein kinase, ATP binding site (InterPro:IPR017441), Protein kinase, catalytic domain (InterPro:IPR000719), Tyrosine-protein kinase, active site (InterPro:IPR008266), Serine-threonine/tyrosine-protein kinase (InterPro:IPR001245), Protein kinase-like domain (InterPro:IPR011009); BEST Arabidopsis thaliana protein match is: Protein kinase superfamily protein (TAIR:AT2G30740.1); Has 109750 Blast hits to 108623 proteins in 4410 species: Archae - 102; Bacteria - 13321; Metazoa - 40082; Fungi - 8930; Plants - 31424; Viruses - 300; Other Eukaryotes - 15591 (source: NCBI BLink).) gives MFFFLVITYVANQKNQKPQDLAKPKEILPIIVPSLSVDEVNEQTDNFGPNSLIGEGSYGRVYYATLNDGKAVALKKLDLAPEDETNTEFLSQVSMVSRLKHENLIQLVGYCVDENLRVLAYEFATMGSLHDILHGRKGVQDALPGPTLDWITRVKIAVEAARGLEYLHEKVQPQVIHRDIRSSNILLFDDYQAKIADFNLSNQSPDNAARLQSTRVLGSFGYYSPEYAMTGELTHKSDVYGFGVVLLELLTGRKPVDHTMPRGQQSLVTWATPKLSEDTVEECVDPKLKGEYSPKSVAKLAAVAALCVQYESNCRPKMSTVVKALQQLLIATGSIPQF, from the exons atgtttttttttcttgtcatcaCATATGTagcaaatcaaaagaatcaaaaaccaCAAGATCTTGCAAAGCCTAAGGAGATTCTTCCCATTATAGTTCCTTCCTTGTCAGTGGATGAGGTTAATGAACAGACTGACAATTTTGGACCAAATTCTCTGATTGGTGAGGGATCTTATGGAAGGGTATACTATGCAACTCTAAATGATGGAAAAGCAGTTGCTTTGAAGAAACTCGATCTTGCACCTGAAGATGAAACAAACACCGAGTTTTTAAGCCAG GTTTCCATGGTTTCAAGACTAAAGCATGAGAATCTCATTCAACTGGTCGGTTATTGTGTTGATGAAAACCTTCGTGTTCTTGCTTATGAGTTTGCAACAATGGGATCATTGCACGATATTCTGCATG GTAGGAAGGGAGTTCAAGATGCACTACCAGGTCCAACACTTGACTGGATAACAAGGGTGAAGATAGCCGTTGAGGCAGCTAGAGGTTTAGAATACCTTCATGAGAAGGTTCAGCCTCAAGTAATACATAGAGACATAAGATCTAGCAATATACTTCTTTTTGACGACTATCAAGCAAAAATTGCTGATTTTAATCTTTCAAATCAATCTCCTGATAATGCTGCTCGTTTACAATCTACAAGAGTTTTGGGCAGCTTTGGCTATTACTCTCCAGA ATATGCTATGACTGGAGAGTTGACACATAAGAGTGATGTATATGGTTTTGGGGTTGTACTTCTAGAGCTCTTGACAGGGAGGAAACCAGTTGACCATACAATGCCGCGAGGCCAACAAAGTCTTGTAACTTGG GCTACACCGAAACTTAGTGAAGATACAGTAGAGGAGTGTGTTGATCCAAAGCTAAAGGGAGAATATTCTCCTAAATCAGTAGCTAAG CTAGCAGCGGTGGCAGCATTGTGTGTGCAATATGAATCTAATTGTAGACCAAAAATGAGTACAGTTGTGAAAGCTTTGCAACAACTTCTTATAGCGACAGGCTCAATACCGCAATTCTAA
- a CDS encoding Protein kinase superfamily protein codes for MRRWICCGDKKGDSDLSNEEVHLKSPWQNSEANQKNQKPQAVVKPEAQKEALPIEVPPLSVDEVKEKTDNFGSKSLIGEGSYGRVYYATLNDGKAVALKKLDVAPEAETNTEFLNQVSMVSRLKHENLIQLVGYCVDENLRVLAYEFATMGSLHDILHGRKGVQGAQPGPTLDWLTRVKIAVEAARGLEYLHEKVQPPVIHRDIRSSNVLLFEDYQAKVADFNLSNQAPDNAARLHSTRVLGTFGYHAPEYAMTGQLTQKSDVYSFGVVLLELLTGRKPVDHTMPRGQQSLVTWATPRLSEDKVKQCVDPKLKGEYPPKSVAKLAAVAALCVQYESEFRPNMSIVVKALQPLLKPPAPAPAPVPES; via the exons ATGCGTAGGTGGATCTGTTGTGGGGATAAAAAAGGAGATTCAGATTTATCAAATGAAGAGGTGCATTTGAAAAGTCCATGGCAAAATTCTGAGG caaatcaaaagaatcaaaaaccaCAAGCTGTTGTAAAGCCTGAGGCGCAGAAAGAAGCTCTTCCCATCGAAGTTCCTCCCTTGTCTGTGGATGAGGTTAAAGAAAAGACTGACAATTTTGGATCTAAGTCTCTGATTGGTGAGGGTTCTTATGGAAGGGTATATTATGCAACTCTAAATGATGGGAAAGCAGTTGCTTTGAAGAAACTCGATGTTGCACCTGAAGCTGAAACAAACACCGAGTTCCTGAATCAG GTTTCCATGGTTTCAAGACTAAAACATGAGAATCTCATTCAACTGGTTGGTTATTGTGTTGATGAAAACCTCCGTGTTCTTGCTTATGAGTTTGCAACAATGGGATCACTGCACGACATTCTACATG GTAGGAAGGGAGTTCAAGGAGCACAGCCAGGTCCAACACTTGACTGGTTAACGAGGGTGAAGATAGCTGTTGAGGCAGCTAGGGGTTTAGAATACCTTCATGAGAAGGTTCAGCCTCCTGTAATACATAGAGACATAAGATCTAGCAATGTTCTCCTTTTTGAAGACTATCAAGCAAAAGTTGCAGATTTTAATCTCTCAAATCAAGCTCCTGATAATGCTGCTCGTCTTCACTCTACGAGAGTTTTAGGCACCTTTGGCTATCACGCTCCAGA ATATGCTATGACAGGACAGTTAACGCAGAAGAGTGACGTGTATAGCTTTGGGGTTGTTCTTCTAGAGCTTTTGACAGGAAGGAAACCTGTAGATCATACAATGCCACGCGGCCAACAGAGTCTTGTAACTTGG GCTACACCGAGACTCAGTGAAGATAAAGTGAAGCAATGTGTTGATCCAAAGTTAAAAGGAGAATATCCTCCTAAATCAGTAGCCAAG CTAGCAGCGGTGGCAGCATTATGTGTGCAATACGAATCTGAGTTTAGACCAAATATGAGTATAGTTGTAAAAGCTTTGCAGCCACTTCTCAAACCACCAGCACCAGCCCCAGCCCCAGTACCGGAATCCTGA